The proteins below are encoded in one region of Cherax quadricarinatus isolate ZL_2023a chromosome 92, ASM3850222v1, whole genome shotgun sequence:
- the LOC138855379 gene encoding uncharacterized protein, producing MNVEMAERFEDITKEKLQNLKLQSCWQLARSLGIKYDRHFTAQTVRCMIQNVLFPDEQDPETENGEADIPSFLNSFLQTPEAETTTLTTPTGDDGHELPDTRKRYAATTTPIPSPRTIWGTELNHTKETDPGKPFTDSFETEQEVLLDDEHVPPQISLALLTTIQSKENFERLERILLLQTSFVEAQRKLKRENFERESLLYEREVLRKKRESSNMYTIPSFDLGKAASLMPKFTEDNLDSFFEAFENQAKVMQWPPKYWAALIHSSLIGKAQTITANLPFEQYSDYTQVKDCLLKAYDLLPVSYLKMFRTLKKYPQQSWVDFAREKLSAFERWRRAAGAASVESLSQLMLHEDLFKYFPERVHTYLLTFPTTNLLDTAAHADHFEISHAITTEMSKAPEKKSTSQGFSSRLTARKAPAGEPLKVYSDKKQVTNGSFSRQYPKDQLPLCLFCKKLGHRQSQCWHKQREDKTQPRGRYPTQVINSSRKYETLDDESLPFQASSSRPSNR from the coding sequence ATGAATGTAGAAATGGCAGAGAGGTTTGAAGATATAACAAAGGAGAAATTACAAAATTTGAAGCTTCAATCTTGTTGGCAATTAGCACGAAGCTTGGGCATAAAATACGACAGGCATTTCACTGCCCAGACAGTCAGATGTATGATACAGAATGTCCTTTTTCCAGATGAGCAGGATCCAGAGACTGAGAATGGAGAAGCAGATATTCCTTCCTTTTTGAATTCTTTTCTACAGACGCCCGAGGCCGAAACTACGACGCTAACAACCCCTACTGGAGACGACGGACATGAACTTCCTGATACTCGGAAACGCTACGCTGCTACAACGACTCCAATTCCATCTCCAAGGACTATATGGGGAACAGAACTCAATCACACTAAAGAAACGGATCCAGGTAAACCATTTACAGATAGTTTTGAAACAGAACAAGAAGTCCTTTTGGATGATGAACACGTTCCACCTCAAATCTCTTTAGCCCTTTTGACTACTATTCAATCTAAGGAGAATTTTGAACGTCTAGAACGTATTTTATTGCTTCAAACCTCCTTTGTAGAAGCCCAGAGAAAGTTAAAAAGGGAGAATTTTGAACGTGAATCTTTGCTTTATGAACGGGAAGTACTGAGGAAGAAAAGAGAATCCAGTAATATGTATACAATCCCTTCATTTGACCTTGGTAAAGCAGCCTCTTTGATGCCTAAATTTACGGAGGATAATTTAGATTCATTTTTTGAAGCATTCGAAAATCAGGCGAAGGTGATGCAATGGCCTCCTAAATATTGGGCTGCTTTAATACATTCATCTTTAATAGGAAAAGCCCAAACCATAACTGCCAACTTACCTTTTGAACAATATTCTGATTATACTCAGGTAAAAGATTGTCTTCTGAAAGCTTATGATTTATTACCTGTCAGTTATTTGAAAATGTTTAGAACTCTGAAGAAATATCCTCAGCAGTCTTGGGTGGACTTTGCCAGGGAAAAGCTCTCTGCTTTCGAGCGTTGGCGTAGGGCCGCGGGAGCCGCCTCAGTCGAGTCACTTTCCCAGCTGATGTTGCATGAAgatctttttaaatattttccagaGAGGGTGCATACTTATCTTTTGACATTTCCCACTACTAACTTGTTAGATACTGCTGCCCACGCAGATCACTTTGAAATTTCCCATGCTATAACCACAGAAATGTCTAAGGCCCCGGAAAAGAAATCTACCTCCCAAGGTTTTAGTTCAAGATTGACGGCTAGGAAAGCTCCAGCTGGCGAACCTTTGAAGGTGTATTCAGACAAAAAACAGGTGACAAACGGCTCTTTCTCCAGACAGTATCCTAAAGATCAATTACCACTGTGCCTTTTTTGTAAAAAGTTAGGTCATAGACAGTCCCAGTGTTGGCATAAACAGCGGGAAGATAAAACCCAACCAAGAGGGAGATATCCTACCCAGGTAATAAATTCCTCTCGGAAGTATGAAACTCTGGatgatgaatctctaccttttcAGGCCTCGTCTAGCAGACCGTCTAATAGATGA